DNA from Labrus bergylta chromosome 3, fLabBer1.1, whole genome shotgun sequence:
agcTTTGGATAACCACACGACCAGCTGCATCCagtcagatccctcctgagtgtgttgacaggGTGACAGAGATCAGAGGGTTTAatgacccacagaaggaggagtacatCAGGAAGAGATTCAAAGACGAGGAGCAGGCCAGCACAATCACCTCCCACATCAAGAAATCCCGAAGCCTCTACATTATGTGCCAcatcccggtcttctgctggatcactgctacagttctggaggatgttcTGAAGACAAGAGAGccaggagagctgcccaagaccctcaCTGAGATGTACAttcacttcctggtggttcagtccaaagtgaagaacatcaagtatgatggaggagctgagactgATCCACACTGGAATAAAAATAACATAGATATGATTTTGTCTCTGGGAAAAttggcttttgagcagctgcagaaaggcaACTTGATCTTCTATGAATCAGACCTTGAAGAGAGTGAGATTGATATTAAAGCTGCCTCAGTGTGCTCAGGAGtcttcacacagatctttaaagaggagagaggactgtaccaggaaaaggtgttctgcttcattcATCTCAGCATTCaagagtttctggctgctcttcatgtccatctgacatTCACCACCTCTGGTGTTAATCTTCTGTCAGAAGAAGAACAGACACAATCCTGGCTGTCTCAGGTTTTAGTTGACAAATCGACAAGTTTCTACCAGAGTGCAGTCGATAAGGCCTTGGAAAGTCCAAATGGACACCTGGAtttgttcctccgcttccttCTCGGTCTTTCAGTGGAGACAAATCAGAAACATCTCAAATTTCATCTTACAAAGACAGGACATGGCTCACAGATCCAAAAGAAAACGGTTCAATACATAAAGATGAAGATCAGTGATAATTTGTCTCtggagaaaagcatcaatctgttccactgtctgaatgaactcaATGACAGTTCTCTAGCAGAGGTTATCCAAGAGTGCCTGAGATCAAGACCTCTCAATACTGATGAACTAAGTCATGCTCATTGTTCAGCCCTCGTGTTCATGTTACTGTCACCAGAAAAAGACCTGGATGTGTTTGACCTGCAGAAATACTGTGTTTCAGAGCAGACttttctgaggctgctgccagTGGTCAAAGCCTCCAACAAAGCTTTGTATGTGCATTCATAAATATCCACATcgaatgcattttgtttttatttgacaagCAGTAATGTAATTTAGCACATACTTTCTGTGTTTCCTGATCATGTTAAGACTGAGTAGCTGTGACCTGACAGAAAGAAGCTGTGAGTCCCTGTCTTCAGTTATCAGCTCCCAGTCATCTAActtgagagagctggacctaaGTAACAACAACCTGCAAGACTTGGGGGTGAAGCTGCTTTCTGCTGGACTAAATACTCCAAATTGCAAACTAGCTGTACTCAGGcaagtgttcaactttttgaaataataATCTGGATTTCTATATTAATTATTGAAGGGACCttctgaaaatatttttcagGTTCAGTGGTTGCGCACTGTCTGATAAAAGCTGTGAGGACCTGTCTACGGTTTTCATCTCTCAGCCATCTactctgagagagctggacctgagtaacaacaacctgcaggattcagggaTGAAGAAACTCTCAGCAGGACTAAGGAGTCCAAACTGTACATTGGAAACTCTCAGGTCAGGAGTCAGCTATTAGTTCATTTTTATCCAGAATCTTCTTGGTTGACATGTTTTGCCTCTAAATGAACTGACTGACGATCCTTTTCAGATTGAGGGACTGCAAACTGTCTGCAAAAAGCTGTGCAGCTCTGTCTTCAGTTCttagctcccagtcctctaacTTGAGAGAACTGGACCTGGATGACAACGACCTGCTGGATTCAGGAGtggagctgctgtctgctggactggagagTCTAACCTGTAAACTGGAAATTTTAAGGTAAGGGTTCAACTGGTTAAAAGAGCAATCAATGTTAATTTCATCATTGAAAAATGGAAAGGATTTGTTAAATATTACGGAAATATTGTGTTATACAATATGTAAatcaatatatatttatttagaatACTATTACATAATTGTATGGGTTAGGGCAATGGTTCCCCTAAATAACTCGaaatatctgtgtttgtgcgtgtgtgtgtgtgtgtgtgtgtgtgtgtgtgtgtgtgtgtgtgtgtgtgtgtgtttatttagatTGTCAGGCTGTTTAGTCAAAGAGGAAGGATGTTTATCTCTGGCTTCGGCTCTGAGCTACAACCCCTCTCATCTGAGAATgttggacctgagctacaatcaacCATCGGAGTCAGGAGTGGAGCAGCTGTGTGCTGGACTGGATGATCCATGCTGGAAACTAGACAGCCTCAAGTATGGACTTAAAGAGAGACAAAAGCTGCTTATAAAccatttctctgtttgtctgactTAACAGTGTTCTGTACTTTATATTGAATGGTAGATGTACAACAACCATAGTTGTATGAGGttgtttgtgactttgtttctgctTCCAGGGTGGACTATGGTGGACTGCAGAGACTTAAACCTGATATCAAAAAGTGTAAGTATGTCAAAGACTATTACATTGTGAAATATGCATaaattttctttcttcttctttttgctcatGCAAATGGTCTGTAATGATTACATGCAGCTCTTTCAATTATAGGCTAAACCAAGCCATGGTCCTCTACAATTACATATAGGCCCATAGGTTATGCCTCCAACTCTCTGCTTTCTTATCCAGGGGTTTTTTAAGCCCCACATATATGTGGGTTGTTATCACACAATGAAACCCTTACAGGGTGAGCAGGACCCTGATGTTAAGCTAGTTCCATAACATGAACGAAGTGTTTCCAATGATAGACTGTGAACACAGCTAATTTTAAGAAGCAGATGGGACTTGGAATGGTGTGTGGGCACTGCAGTGTGTGACTGcctttttttgtccatttaaaTGTACGTGTTTTATAACTGCATGCACTGAACCATGCACATTTATATaaataagtatatatatatacatatatatacatatacagaTATACATGACTGATCTGGATAGGGCCATAGGACTACTTCAAGCTGGAGATCCGCACAACCACGTTGAAGCATTATTTGGAATAAACCTTAGTACTAACGGGGGATGTCAGAGACAGGTCACGAAGTTGGCTGCCCAAGAAGAAGACACCCCAAGAAGACCGTTTCCTAACCCTGTCAGCTCTTAGGAACTGTAGGCAGTCTTCTACAGATTTGAAGTCAAGGTTTGCAGGACGATATGGCCAATGGCTCTCTACCCAGACAATCCAGAGCAGACTGCACACAGCCAATCTCTGATCTCATAGGGCTGCCAGGAGGCCTGCTGTGACTGCCCTTTACCATCAGGTGCGTTTGTGTAAGTATCAGCAAAACGTGCCCTGGAACCTGGAAATTCGGATTAACGTTATGTTCAGCGATGAGTCCAGATTCTGCCTATGGCAAGTTGGATTGTAGAGTCAAAGTGTGGAGAAGCAGTGGAGAATGCTATTCTGATTGCTGTACCGATAGGGTAACAGCTTTTGGTGGAGGCAGTTTGATGGTGTGGGGAAAACTTGAAAAACAAGGCTTGTCATCATTGGAGGCAATCGCAGTAAAGACAGATATCTAGATGAGATTCTGCAACTAGTGGTAATCTGCACAGTCTGGGACCGAACTCTATCCTCCAAGATGACAACGCTCACTCCCACAGAGCGGGGTTTATCAGAGACTACCTCCATAATTTTGGAGTAGAGAGGATGGAATGGCCTGTCTGCAGTCCTGACCTCAACCCCATTCAACACTTATGGGATCAAATTGGGCATGCTGTTTATGCCAGAGTGACCAACACAACCACATTGGCTTTTTTGTGACAAATGCTGGTTGAAGAATGGAGTGCCATCCCACTACAGTGTGTGATCAGGCTGGCGATCAGCAAGAAGAGGAGATGCCAGGCTGTTGTGGCTGTGTATGGTTCTTCCACACGCTactgaggctcctgtttgttaTATGAATGAATCGTTAAATTGCCAATATATCTTGTTTCTTCAGACTTCAATCATCCAATTTACTAAATGACACCAAACAAGAGTCAACAGCAGAATAAActgtttggcattggcagagaCGATTTGTCTAGTTTTTCATGGGCCCAACCCaaatactcagctctgctgctcatcccacaatggatgttccttacaaattattcatttcatttcaaacctttaattATTCTCTAAAGAACACTGAGGTTTCCCTTATTTCCAATGCCGTTGAGATTTCAAGCACAGTAAAGcaagcagaaacaaaacaaccactcagaatcagtgacaaaaaccactgagatccattaaaaacatttttttttaatttcaaacaaaGTGGCTAGAAACTCTGCCACTTCCTaaactctggaagagagggaatAACTCTGATGATTAGAGTTAGCTGGAGAGCGTTCCACGAGTTTGGGGCctcaaaagaaaatacagatttaCTGAGTTCAGTAAAAGCTCAAGGGACTTTAAGAACAAGCCATTCAGAAGAACGAGTCATGTAGGTGCTCGAATTCCACTTCAACAGGTCTGTGATGTAAGGTGGAAGTTAAGCATTAAGAGCcttgaacatacagtatataaaaacaaagtttgttgCGCCTCTCTTCACGAGAAGGCCAACCAACCTTCTCATACAGCTCATTTGTTTCCAAATCTATCACCAGTTATAAACCTGAGGGCAGAGTGATAGATGGCATCCAGAGGCTTTAGTGTTGAAGCTGCAGTAAGTCTATAAATGACATCACCGTAATCCATCACTGATAAGAATACAGCTTCAACAATTATTATTCTGAACAATAATGGAAAGTTTGAATTGTTTCTGTACATAAAGCAGTCTTTCTGTCACCACTTGGATACAAGAGTTTCAACATGGAACTTAAAAGTAAATTACTCATTGAGCCACATGCCAAAATATTTATGCTAATTTATTCTCTCAATTTCAGAGCCATTTAAATAAGATATGTGTCCCCTCTCATAATCAATATTTTTGGCTCTGGAGAATagcatacattttgttttaatctcATTAAGTAGCAGTTTTTGGCTAATGAGATATTCTTGGACAGAATTAATAAGCAAGTTGCATGTTCTTGATAGCTAACTGTACAGCAGATTACAATACAGAACAATATAAAATAGTGTCGTCTGCATAGAGATGGGTATGACAAccattcaaagaaaaaacaatgtcattataatgtaaaaaaactgTGAAGAGCATGGGACCCAAGACTGAAACTTGTGGCACACCtctcttaaaggcttaatatgcatttttttgatccagcagatgtcgccctttagCACCAGCCTGAAACCAAAACGACTCGtgctacattgttgtgttagcatgctaatgctagcgatctttaatatgctcgtatcttcacactgcatgtaaatttacacaaaatgacccTGATATAGAaacacttacgtgacattcaatgaAGCAGTGAGTaaagtatgttattcttcttttctctagtccctcaattaaacaacttttgtaCGCGAGGGGATGAGCAGGCcagccgtcccggcgatgtaaacaaagtaaagCTACGGCtaggaaaactcggaaaacataAGAGatagtgggactcgggtgttacacccatcgtagacagtcatgactcacggaggatatacttgatttatattacagttaagtgtgaaaaatcgcatattaagcctaaAATTCAGATTTAGCATGACctaactttacatttaaaagggaaataaacacgCTTTCAAACGgtataagatttattgccaagaaacattgttacaacaagatATAATCTACCAAACAAAAATTGCCTtactttttattatatatagatatatatatatttatatatcatttatatttgtatagAAATGTAGTGGGATTGTTCTGATGATATGAATAGACAGTATATATGTAGTGTGAttgttctgatttatttatctttttctccGTCAGATGTCTGTGAACTGGaagtggacacaaacacactgagcagaTACCTCACACTGTCTGCTGACAAAAGGACGGTGACATATACGGAGGAGGATCTACCTTATCCTGATCATCTGAACAGATTTAAATCTCTTCAGGCGTTGTGTACAAACACTTTAAcaggtcgctgttactgggaggttgAGTGTACAGGAAAGGTTAATGTATCAGTGGCTtacagaagaaagaacaacagaGGAGTAATTGACTTAGAGTTTGGGGATTgtgatcagtcctggagtctgagaAGATGTAGACATGGTGGTTATAAAGTCTGTCACAATGGTGTTGACACATACATCTCACACTCCTGTTCCTCAGAAAGAGTAGCAGTCTACTTGGACCATCCTGGTGGCACTTTGTCCTTTTACATAGTTGATGCTGGCACGCTGGTGCACCTCCGCACCTTCAAAACCATATTCACTGAACCTCTTTATGCTGGGTTTGCTTTCCTGGATCGTTATCATAGttcctcagtgtctctgtgcTCTCTGTAGGTCTAAGAGTCTCAGACATTCTGCTGACTGACAGTAAactctccttcacacacactctgcaatGTAATGACCATCTgactcagacacacatttaattCATAACTCAATGTTTTCCTGTCTGTTTAAACAATCCTCCATCTGCTGTCTTTCAACAGTCAAATGCATCGAGAATCTTTGGTGTAGAAAATTAGGGGTGTCTCCGACTAAGGATTTAAATCATTGAACctacagcagctacaatctatgCATCTTACAACAGGCAAAGAAACACAGCTTTTTACCATCTTCTGACTTACTATTTGAAAATGAACTATACCCACTCTTACTATTCTAATGCAAACAGTCCTGTTGCATCAGAAAGAGTCTGCATGAAACCAATCCAGTGAAAGattaaatccaaacacattacatccatgAAGATCTACGGGTTGCTTTAAATTTGCCCCTCCCCCGTTCCTGATTTTCCCACTGTATTTATGTAATAATTGatctttatcaatcaatcaatcaatcaatttttatttgtatagcgtcaactcataacaagtgttatcttgagacactttacaaaaagcaggtaaaataccttactctttgtcttttaacattacaaaagagcaggtgaaAAGACCATACAAGtgaaaagaccatactcattgttatgttacaaaaagcaggtataagaccttacttattgctatattacaaagacccggcctatccatcatgagcactttagcaaagcagcaaaagttacagtggtaagaaaaaactgccttattaaaaggcagaaacctTCGGCtagatccccggctcatgatgaaacagccttcacaggccttgACTGCAACCGGGCTTGGAAGGGGATaaggggagagatgggataaaatgcaggaagagggacagGGAGCAagagggtggggggaggcaagccgtccatcaacaatccggtggggaggggggttgttctggcaagccatccatcaacaatccggtggggaggggggttgttctggcaggccgtcaaccaacgatctcgaggggCCTGAGAGCTCaagagatttacagatagatacatgcagtaatatgatgta
Protein-coding regions in this window:
- the LOC110000779 gene encoding LOW QUALITY PROTEIN: protein NLRC3-like (The sequence of the model RefSeq protein was modified relative to this genomic sequence to represent the inferred CDS: deleted 1 base in 1 codon; substituted 1 base at 1 genomic stop codon), with translation MDQCENKEQGDGPSKTTLHQQLEAQSPEQQYTPDSPEPGPAASCVSLKSARSMTPPPDFKQPETEMQQQRPDSPELIHVSMKSDQSMVDPLSFDNKGVQQKDSEVLGDQSTQRHQADLDSIIMLLEESIITFVRNELKRVKRVLSSNDQGCLQSMEEEKLISNEEEQVGVSREAFLKITLQFLRRMKQEELADCLQSRTQSKGTADCRNKLKSNLKEKFQCVLEGVAKAGNPALLNQIYTEIYITEGESGEVNNEHEVRQIETASRKQNQPETMITLVDIFKPSPGREEPIRTVVTKGVAGIGKTVLTQKFTLDWAENKANKDIHFTFPFTFRELNVLKEQKYSLVELIHHFFTETKEDGICRFEDFKVVFIFDGLDECRLPLDFRNNEILTDVAKCTSVDVLLTNLIRGKLLPSAQLWITTRPAASSQIPPECVDRVTEIRGFNDPQKEEYIRKRFKDEEQASTITSHIKKSRSLYIMCHIPVFCWITATVLEDVLKTREPGELPKTLTEMYIHFLVVQSKVKNIKYDGGAETDPHWNKNNIDMILSLGKLAFEQLQKGNLIFYESDLEESEIDIKAASVCSGVFTQIFKEERGLYQEKVFCFIHLSIQEFLAALHVHLTFTTSGVNLLSEEEQTQSWLSQVLVDKSTSFYQSAVDKALESPNGHLDLFLRFLLGLSVETNQKHLKFHLTKTGHGSQIQKKTVQYIKMKISDNLSLEKSINLFHCLNELNDSSLAEVIQECLRSRPLNTDELSHAHCSALVFMLLSPEKDLDVFDLQKYCVSEQTFLRLLPVVKASNKALLSSCDLTERSCESLSSVISSQSSNLRELDLSNNNLQDLGVKLLSAGLNTPNCKLAVLRQVFNFLKNNLDFYINYXRDLLKIFFRFSGCALSDKSCEDLSTVFISQPSTLRELDLSNNNLQDSGMKKLSAGLRSPNCTLETLRLRDCKLSAKSCAALSSVLSSQSSNLRELDLDDNDLLDSGVELLSAGLESLTCKLEILRLSGCLVKEEGCLSLASALSYNPSHLRMLDLSYNQPSESGVEQLCAGLDDPCWKLDSLKVDYGGLQRLKPDIKKYVCELEVDTNTLSRYLTLSADKRTVTYTEEDLPYPDHLNRFKSLQALCTNTLTGRCYWEVECTGKVNVSVAYRRKNNRGVIDLEFGDCDQSWSLRRCRHGGYKVCHNGVDTYISHSCSSERVAVYLDHPGGTLSFYIVDAGTLVHLRTFKTIFTEPLYAGFAFLDRYHSSSVSLCSL